CATGCCCAGGTTGGCGAAGACCCGCGAGGTGTAGGTGGCCAGGGGAAATTCCAGGGAGAGCATGACCACGGCCCCGCCCACGAGGCTGGCGAAATTGAAGAAAAGGATCATCAGCGGCATCATGGCCACGGCCGCCAGAACTTTGGGCGCCACCAGGAAGCGCACGGGGTCCAGGCCCATGGTCACCAGGGCGTTGACCTCCTCGTTGACCTTCATGGTCCCGATCTCGGCGGCGAAGGACGAGCCCGAGCGTCCGGCCAAGAGGATGGCCGTGACCAGCCCGCCCAGCTCCCGAAACATGACCAGCCCGAGCATGTTGGGCACGAAGATCTGGGCTCCGAAACGCTCCAGGCTCATGGCCGACTGGAAGGCCATGATCAGGCCCATGAGGAAACCGATGAGCAGGATGATGGGCAGGCTTTCGGCCCCGGCCCGCTCGCAGGTGAGCAGCATGTCCTGCCAGCGTACGCGGCGGGGGTGGCGCAGGGCGTAGCCCAGGGCCAGGGTGCATTCGCCCACGAAGGCGACCATCTGCTGAAGATCGTCGAAGAAGCGCATCCCGGCCAGTC
This is a stretch of genomic DNA from Desulfovibrio aminophilus DSM 12254. It encodes these proteins:
- a CDS encoding ABC transporter permease gives rise to the protein MNQPAALRIDYAPQAPDGLTLSFAGRLDAQALGRLWNEILARAGQAGVRHVLADLSGVKALDGAGIALLLRLRLDKEAQGGGLELRGLPERYERLLDLFDTDRLRRDEGPARPRPGLVDRAGLAGMRFFDDLQQMVAFVGECTLALGYALRHPRRVRWQDMLLTCERAGAESLPIILLIGFLMGLIMAFQSAMSLERFGAQIFVPNMLGLVMFRELGGLVTAILLAGRSGSSFAAEIGTMKVNEEVNALVTMGLDPVRFLVAPKVLAAVAMMPLMILFFNFASLVGGAVVMLSLEFPLATYTSRVFANLGMIDFLGGLFKGLIFSLLVAGVGCQRGLTTGAGAGAVGQSTTSAVVSGIILIAVADGIFAVAFYYLGI